The window GCAAATAAGAGAATAAAGGAAGACCCAAAGACCAGAAGACCAAAATACCAGATTTTACGTACGAAAGCGAATAAAACAAGACTTTTAAACTTAAATGTTAGAATACAGCAATTAGGAGAACCTAGTATGGGTAACACGAACACATCTACAAATGCTAAGTTGAACAATCTCCTCTTTATACTACGTACACACCGCTCCTGACAGAAGACctgaaaacagaaaagaaacGTGTTAGTGCTGGGTACAAAGTGTGAACAAGATggatgaaacaaaacaaaagtgaaGCTAGCTAATTCTGCATAAACTCTTGGACCGGTGGAATCTGTATGAGATCCTGTTTGGTGCCATAGCTACTTCTTTGCATATGATTTTTACCATTTCTACACGATACTTAATTATGAAAACAGCTCAATGCAATGTATGATTGTGAAAAAAGAAACAGCAAATTCCACAATATATGCAAATCGGACCAAAAAAAGATGGACCAAATTTATCTGCAAAATGTTTAATCAACCAAAAGGAGGCATGTCATTCAACCCAAGTGACCTCTTGAAAACCATATGCTTTTATACGACTGACCAGCCATATTACCAAAGTGAAATGAAGTCGAGATGTGTTATGTGATGTGTACCAAGCTCTTAAGTTAAAAGATGAAACTATAGGATTGTCAAGTCATTCCAGTGGCTGAGAACCAGCCATATAAGGAAGAGTACTACATACCTGAACTGATTTCTGGTACATTCTTGGTCCTTCGTGGTAACTATCTACTTCAGATGCCTCTGCAACTCTATAATCCTTGTCCCAATAGAATTATAAAAgatttttctttacaatctcgGGTCATTACTCTAGAACCACGGAACCACTCCTTTACCTTCCACTCTACTAGGCAGGGTGTAACGGTTATCACTCTAAACTTTAGCATGACATATTAGAACAACTGCCAGAAGTAACTCACTAATGACCTATCCTAGTATTTAGATGTTGCGGTCATAGCAAAAATCCCATCAACGGAATATAAAACAAGAAGACAATCAAGCGATTTGGAGAATAGAGTATTGAAGCAGATCTTGAAAACTGAACAGAGCCAGTAAAGCTTCCTGCATTGTTGGTCACTGGATTTCTAGTTGGTACAGAAATGTTCTTGCAAGATCCAGAAGGTGCTCCAGCCTGCGAAAATCCAACAGTAGAGTGTTTTACAGTTTTCCTTTCTACGAAAATTGGTGTGTCATCACAAGGGTATAGGTAAAATCAGTAGAAGTACCCTAAAGTTTTAGACAGATCCggaaatgtttgaaaatttggtgaaACTTTTGGATTATTGTTAAGGTTGGACAAAGTAGGACTCATGGCACCAGCTTTTGACCGCTGATTTGGATCATAAAAAGCAATAAAGAAGTTCATAACTAACAAAAATGAATGTGGAAACAAGTTACACAAACACACCTGGCAGGCACTGACAGTACTACACCCGCAAAGCACTGGGCCATTCATTCTATCAACAGCATCAAACACACCTCCTCCATCACTCCTCTGCATGGATATCATTTTATGCTTAGTTAAAATGCCTAATTGGATGATGTTTAGTATTTGCTTCTTCCCTAGCTAAGATTTCCATACCATATAAAAGTTGACTGCCAAAAAATTTGGCATCACCCCTGCAGCTTTATAACAGGTACCGACCATCTGCTCAAGTGGAGTTGAATGCTCTTTGCAAGCTTCAGCTTCAACTGGATATGttggaaaataattttgaaagaaaagagATGCACTTTTTGAATTCAGAGGCTTTGATTCTTTTCTCTTGGGGCATGAGCCCGGTCTTACCCCAGGATCTCCAGCTGAAATCCAGTAAACAACAGGCTATTAActataaaattcaaatataatttgAAGCACTACGATATTTCATTTATAAGTACCTTCGTTTTCCACCATGTACTTCCACTGGTAAGCTACTCCTTCCTGTGCTTCCTTTGAAGCGTCAGAGGTAAAAACAAGAAGCCGATGATTCTCTTGAACCATCTCAGTAACTGTGGGCCACTCTTCACCCTTTATTGGCATTTTCGCAGCAGGAAACCAATACTTGTCTAACCCAGCATTGGTAAACAATGTTGTTAAACCTTTTGGAGTTTTCACATAGTCCTCGATAATAATGGTCACAATCTCTGTTGGGTTCTGACTTAGAAATGTTTCCACTTCCTTCAAAGTGTTAATTGCAGGTTGCTGAGAAAAATCCAATGGACACATCATAAACAACCTCGCAAAACTATAACCATTCACATATTAAGTCTTAAAACTGATAATGTGGAAGAGAGATTACAAATGCAGTGAAGTTGTAACATTGCCCCTTGAAGGAATGGCAAAGCCAGATATCATTCTCGAAATCGTACATATCCAACATCAACCCCCTCACTCCATTCTAAAAACAATATCGCATAAATTAATACACATAACGAATaattaatgaataaaataaGCAGATAGTTACATTCTAATCTTAGATTCCAAGAAACAAAGATAAAGAAAGGAATGACATTCCAAACGTATCTGTTCTCAGTGGCTTGATCATTTCGTTTTTTCATTATCAAGAATATACCAAAAATGGCACAGTTAAAAGGTAAGGCACATACCCTCAACTGGTTAGTAACAGTGTCCTCTTGGTTGTAAAATGTGAGTCTCTGAACACCGGCCACGGGCGGCGCATCAACGATGCTGAAAGAATTATGAGTCACCAACCATGTGTACTTGTTGAATGGCAACCCATTAATCTAAAACACCAAGACATTTAAAAAAACAGCACAAACCCATCATCAAATTCACAAAAACCCAAAGTGGGCAGCCATTAATTTCTTGAATTTACTTCAAAATACCACAAACCCATAAGAAAGTTACAAATTTTAAATCGAAAATGCTCACAATTGAAGTGGGAACGATTGCTTGGCCTCTAGTACACACGGGCTGGTTCCTACCGGAAGCAGGGCAGTTGCCACAGTAAAGACCCGGCCCGCAGTCCGTCGCCGCCGCACAAGCTTCTAAAACCTGTAAAAGATCAACATTTCAGCTCAAATTCCGAGAGAAAAATATGAGATTGTGCGGATCGTtgagggagggggagagagagagaaacctgGCAATTGCCGTTGGAGCAAGCAGTGGTGCTGGTGGCCAAGAATGAGAAGAGTAGCAGGAAGAGGAGGCCCGTGGACGGGGCTATGCATAAGCCGCCGTGATCCGCCGAGCACGGTGGCATGGCAGCTTGTGGTTATGCAGAGAGCTCCAAAAATCCACCGcccagagagagagggagggagggagtgaGGGAAATCTCGGAGAGAAAGCAAAAGAGAGAATTTTTACtctagagagggagaggggagAGGGGAGAGGGGAGAGGGATACTGACAGTGACAAGTTTTTGTGTCTTAAACGCGGGCTTTGTCACCTTTCATTTTCTGCTTTTATTTTATGGATTTAAGCGCCTCATTTTGTCCACACATTTTATACTAATTACATGTCATTTGATCTTAAATCGTCCGAgataataaattaaagaagaacGATGATTAAAAATGAATCAATCTTCcaacttaaaagaaaattagcaCTTATATCTTCACTTCAACCGCACATTTGAATCatattttcaaacaaggcattgACTCCTGAGGGATTGACAACGACGCAATAAACAAtataaattaattcaaaataagCAACAAGCAACAAGCAACAATAACAAGAATAGGAAGTAATGAAGTACAAAGGAAAAAACACCTCTACTTTGTCACACACTTACATTTATCTTTGTCCatcaaattcaataaatcgATTAAAAACGGGGAATTGTGAGTGATTACAAAGAGCGGgtgtttacatttttattaagttaTGTTTTTGGTGGTTTGTCTTGTAAGGGTTTTTGGAATTTTGCGCCCCCAATAAGTTACATTTTAATGCCCCTCACATGGTGGGGTAGGGGGTAGGGGGTAGGGGGTTGGTTCTGCTTCAGTGCTTCTGGCCAGCAACTTCAACTGTAGCCTGTAGGGCAGGGCACTCGGTGTGGCGTCATGCAATTCTGTATGAAGGCTTGTTTGTGGCTCATGCTTTCTAATAAGAAACATACTTCTAACTTCAATAATGTAATGTGGTTAGCTTGGTTTGTTAAGAAATGCGTCTTGGTTGTTGTTTCATACAAGTTTTGGGCAGAGCCGGTTTGGCAACGCAACGCTATATCTTTCTAAGAATGATACtttgattttaattagtttGTAACTTAGTTGATTAATAGCGTTTGCACGTGCATTCGAGGTCTCATGTTCAATCCCTTCTTCTCCGTAATTTCAAAGAATTGTAGTGCAGATTGTGCTATGGTTTGTcattaagaaaaataaggaTATTTAATATAATCTAAACTACAAAAAAGAGATTCAAACTCTTTTATTAAACGATATTTTCCAAATtatagagataaaaattcaaagCTGGGTATATAGGGAAATCATACTCACTCTTAAGTCTCTAACCCCATGTGGTTGTGTTTATGTGTGCTATTTGACATCACTTTTAAAATAAGTAAAATTTTTTGCATATAACCAAATCGCTTACTGAATTATATAAGACTCTTTTTAGAATTCCTTTCGAAATgactaaaagtgttttctaactat of the Pyrus communis chromosome 1, drPyrComm1.1, whole genome shotgun sequence genome contains:
- the LOC137743374 gene encoding PI-PLC X domain-containing protein At5g67130-like; translated protein: MPPCSADHGGLCIAPSTGLLFLLLFSFLATSTTACSNGNCQVLEACAAATDCGPGLYCGNCPASGRNQPVCTRGQAIVPTSIINGLPFNKYTWLVTHNSFSIVDAPPVAGVQRLTFYNQEDTVTNQLRNGVRGLMLDMYDFENDIWLCHSFKGQCYNFTAFQPAINTLKEVETFLSQNPTEIVTIIIEDYVKTPKGLTTLFTNAGLDKYWFPAAKMPIKGEEWPTVTEMVQENHRLLVFTSDASKEAQEGVAYQWKYMVENEAGDPGVRPGSCPKRKESKPLNSKSASLFFQNYFPTYPVEAEACKEHSTPLEQMVGTCYKAAGVMPNFLAVNFYMRSDGGGVFDAVDRMNGPVLCGCSTVSACQAGAPSGSCKNISVPTRNPVTNNAGSFTGSVQFSRSASILYSPNRLIVFLFYIPLMGFLL